The following coding sequences lie in one Fusarium poae strain DAOMC 252244 chromosome 1, whole genome shotgun sequence genomic window:
- a CDS encoding hypothetical protein (TransMembrane:12 (i116-136o142-161i192-209o221-237i244-264o305-327i339-361o381-403i468-493o505-524i576-597o609-635i)~BUSCO:12920at5125): MSVHHNPDPALEPAHQHVHQHHHHSPRAAHDDATYTTGTNPDGSIVPPQQHHQHRNSLDEKLAADKNHHHTPPDYSDHEKNEAGVVDASAGTNSERSSPIGWRAKLGPVYRYRRPLIHMFVFCVSTAWWIASLVLHRDDKNWVVPFLVWLCIQLRLFFWHVPSRYVSNAIKAVWARTAVVVYEMIPSKFRTLAGASVAVAAILVGSFVSEESADNTRENRAVSLCGMAVFILILWLTSRDRKAINWRTVIGGMLTQYVIGLFVLRTGVGYDIFSFIAERAADLLGFARDGVAFLTNPDVAATPNFFFSVIPAIIFFISLVQVLYYIGFIQWFIIKFATFVFWGLGVSGAEAVVAAATPFIGQGESAMLVRPFVPHMTKAELHQIMTCGFATISGSTLVGYIGLGLNREALVSSCIMSIPASLAISKMRYPETEETLTAGRVVIPDDDEHKAENALHAFANGAWLGIKIAGTIITSLLCIIAFVAFINGILTWIGSYINLTGDYDLTLQLILGYLLFPVSFLLGVSRTNGDNSTGDILPVARLIAQKIITNEYNAFTDLTTNDPTSQYYGLSPRSQLIATYALCGFGNIGSLGIQIGILSQLAPTRGGDVARLAVSALISGVLATLTSASVAGLVVTTQLSDFTRNQ, translated from the exons ATGTCTGTCCATCATAACCCAGACCCTGCTCTTGAGCCGGCGCATCAACATGtccaccaacaccaccaccattcTCCCCGCGCCGCCCACGACGATGCTACTTACACCACCGGCACAAACCCAGACGGTTCAATCGTTCCTCCTCAGCAACATCATCAGCACCGCAACTCTCTAGACGAAAAGTTAGCCGCCGACAAGAACCATCATCATACACCTCCTGATTACAGCGACCACGAAAAGAACGAAGCTGGTGTCGTCGATGCCTCGGCTGGAACAAACTCGGAGCGCAGCTCTCCCATCGGCTGGCGCGCAAAGCTCGGCCCTGTCTACCGATACCGAAGACCCTTGATCCACATGTTTGTCTTTTGCGTTTCTACCGCTTGGTGGATCGCTTCGCTTGTTCTGCATCGCGATGATAAAAACTGGGTTGTTCCCTTTCTCGTCTGGCTCTGCATCCAGCTTCGTCTGTTCTTCTGGCACGTTCCTAGTCGCTATGTCTCCAACGCTATCAAGGCCGTCTGGGCTAGAACAGCTGTTGTAGTCTACGAAATGATTCCCTCCAAGTTCCGCACTCTTGCTGGTGCCAGTGTCGCTGTCGCTGCTATTCTTGTCGGATCTTTTGTTTCCGAGGAATCAGCTGACAACACTCGCGAGAACCGCGCCGTCAGTCTTTGCGGTATGGCTGTATTCATCTTGATCCTCTGGCTCACCAGTCGTGATCGCAAGGCTATCAACTGGCGCACTGTCATCGGTGGTATGCTGACGCAGTATGTCATTGGTCTTTTCGTCCTGCGAACTGGAGTTGGATACGACATCTTTAGTTTCATCGCTGAGCGCGCTGCCGATCTTCTCGGTTTTGCTCGTGATGGTGTTGCTTTCCTGACGAACCCCGATGTCGCTGCCACGCcaaacttcttcttcagcgTCATCCCcgccatcatcttcttcatctccctCGTCCAGGTTCTGTACTACATCGGTTTCATCCAGTGGTTCATCATCAAGTTTGCCACTTTCGTCTTTTGGGGTCTTGGTGTTTCCGGTGCTGAAGCTGTCGTCGCTGCTGCTACTCCCTTTATCGGCCAGGGTGAATCTGCTATGCTTGTCCGACCTTTTGTTCCTCACATGACAAAGGCCGAGCTTCACCAGATCATGACCTGTGGTTTCGCCACCATTTCTGGATCTACACTTGTCGGATACATTGGTCTTGGACTTAACCGTGAGGCTCTCGTATCCTCGTGTATCATGTCCATTCCTGCCTCTCTGGCCATCTCCAAGATGCGATACCCCGAGACCGAAGAGACCCTCACAGCTGGTCGCGTTGTCATTCCCGACGATGATGAGCACAAGGCTGAGAACGCTCTTCACGCTTTCGCCAACGGTGCTTGGTTGGGTATCAAGATTGCTGGTACCATTATTACCTCTCTTCTCTGCATCATCGCCTTTGTCGCTTTCATCAATGGTATCCTCACCTGGATCGGAAGCTACATCAACCTCACCGGCGACTACGATCTTACTCTGCAGTTGATCCTGGGTTACCTTTTGTTCCCTGTTTCTTTCCTGCTCGGAGTTTCTCGCACCAACGGCGACAACTCCACTGGAGACATTCTCCCTGTCGCTCGTCTCATTGCGCAAAAGATCATCACT AACGAGTACAACGCCTTCACCGACCTCACCACCAACGATCCCACCTCTCAATACTACGGCCTCTCCCCCCGCTCCCAACTCATCGCCACCTACGCCCTCTGCGGTTTCGGCAACATCGGTTCTCTGGGTATCCAGATTGGTATTCTCAGCCAGCTCGCCCCCACTCGTGGTGGTGACGTTGCCCGTCTTGCCGTCTCTGCTCTGATCTCCGGTGTCCTGGCTACTCTCACCTCTGCCAGTGTCGCTGGTCTCGTCGTCACCACCCAGTTGTCCGACTTTACACGAAACCAATAA
- a CDS encoding hypothetical protein (TransMembrane:4 (i423-451o457-478i622-647o653-675i)~BUSCO:24663at5125) produces the protein MGMASNNDTSQSSGRRHLQIGGQTLRPSSPSSSSRPLQPHPNQPADPGSPQPINETASDYFNPLSQAPSAQSQTSLSSFPRYPSQNPSQASLSAFPSYTDTNTATTTNINTAYNQQYPRRNRPPIDQARQPSIRIRRSSNGSVYSNYSFDGFSDDGRPRSVSQPERARVQDGNALARHSRRVPQAAMPRLTEEGNRPSMAELGMSDDDRAMSPTASLPEDAIRPRQGRLRRASRFFWPGNHRRQPDADSIAVPMRNRDIDDRRDDEYDQELVDWLDVIDPEVQTLSTLTNVQNSLFVPDLGKWINRRPTYALSRHDPQADWARGAVAEERRREAAAQEAQNQEPTGVPDTIDEETPRFQRSNTITSRLTDSHYAALPHGTTLDGWTPEEKAELDDHVRHMLHSRRARLKRRMKGFGQYVRRPLGFLVTLYATLITLFGLAWVLFLIGWIYVGDKQSYLVHIIDSVLVALFAIMGDGLAPFRAVDSYHMFHIWRLTRLIKRAEEGKKPRKRLQKKSVPTGVATNIEDSHLTGHQARVLLDAQNYNPERDGTIATMDEHPEPQPESPETIDLEHAKSNGPDSDQPALTFAQFKKLQHHQKKMAKSHSFYKPHETFTHFPFSQQYLLAIVILLDCHSCLQISLGACTWGIDYHTRPFAITTVILCVSITCNITAGLLISRGDRKTRKKDVWELLDRQELTQDAIKHMEKKKQEEEKEERKKEEKEVKEREREI, from the exons ATGGGCATGGCTTCCAACAACGATACATCTCAATCTTCAGGCCGCCGCCATCTCCAAATAGGCGGCCAAACTCTACGTCCATCCAgtccctcctcctcttctcgTCCTCTCCAACCGCACCCAAATCAACCCGCCGACCCCGGAAGTCCACAACCCATCAACGAAACAGCATCCGACTACTTCAACCCTCTCAGCCAAGCGCCCTCAGCACAATCCCAAACTTCGTTATCGTCTTTTCCTCGATACCCATCGCAGAATCCATCGCAAGCATCGCTCTCCGCATTTCCTTCCTACACTGATACAAATACCGCTACTACTACAAACATAAACACGGCTTACAATCAACAATACCCGCGACGCAACAGACCTCCCATCGATCAGGCGCGACAGCCTAGCATTCGCATCCGCCGCAGCTCAAATGGTTCTGTCTACTCCAACTATAGTTTTGATGGGTTCAGCGACGATGGGAGACCGCGGAGTGTTTCGCAGCCCGAGAGGGCGAGAGTTCAGGATGGGAATGCGCTAGCGCGGCATTCCCGGAGAGTGCCACAGGCCGCTATGCCGAGACTCACCGAAGAGGGTAACCGTCCGAGTATGGCTGAGTTGGGTatgagtgatgatgatcgCGCCATGTCCCCTACGGCTTCTCTTCCTGAGGATGCGATACGGCCGAGACAGGGAAGATTGCGACGAGCGAGTCGTTTCTTTTGGCCTGGTAATCACAGACGGCAACCCGATGCCGATTCGATTGCTGTACCTATGCGAAATCGGGATATTGATGATCGTCGAGATGATGAATACGACCAAGAACTGGTGGATTGGCTTGATGTCATTG ACCCCGAAGTCCAAACGCTCTCAACACTTACAAACGTTCAAAACTCCCTCTTCGTTCCCGATCTCGGAAAATGGATCAACCGTCGTCCAACATATGCCCTATCCCGTCACGATCCACAAGCAGACTGGGCACGAGGCGCCGTCGCTGAAGAACGTCGTCGCGAAgcagcagctcaagaagctcaGAACCAAGAACCCACCGGCGTGCCCGATACAATCGACGAAGAAACCCCACGTTTCCAACGAAGCAACACCATTACTTCTCGTCTTACAGACTCTCACTACGCTGCTCTCCCGCACGGAACAACTCTCGATGGATGGACACCCGAGGAAAAGGCTGAATTAGATGATCATGTCCGACATATGCTACACTCCCGACGCGCGCGCCTTAAACGTCGCATGAAGGGTTTCGGACAATATGTTCGACGACCACTCGGCTTCCTCGTTACTCTCTACGCCACTCTCATCACACTATTCGGTCTAGCGTGGGTTCTTTTCCTCATCGGTTGGATCTACGTAGGCGACAAGCAATCTTATCTGGTCCACATCATCGACAGTGTTCTTGTCGCTCTCTTCGCCATCATGGGTGATGGTCTCGCACCGTTCCGCGCTGTAGATTCATACCACATGTTTCACATCTGGCGTTTAACACGATTGATCAAAAGAGCTGAAGAGGGCAAAAAGCCCAGAAAGAGACTGCAGAAGAAGAGCGTCCCGACAGGAGTTGCGACCAATATTGAAGATTCGCATTTAACGGGTCATCAAGCCCGTGTACTTCTCGATGCGCAGAATTATAATCCTGAAAGAGATGGGACAATCGCCACTATGGATGAACACCCAGAACCGCAACCCGAAAGTCCTGAGACTATTGATCTAGAACACGCCAAGTCGAATGGTCCTGATTCCGACCAGCCTGCTTTGACGTTTGCGCAGTTTAAGAAACTACAGCACCACCAAAAGAAAATGGCCAAGTCGCACAGTTTCTACAAACCACACGAAACATTCACCCATTTCCCTTTTTCCCAGCAATACCTCCTCGCCATCGTCATTCTTCTCGACTGTCACTCCTGTCTCCAGATTTCCCTCGGTGCATGCACATGGGGCATAGACTACCACACCCGACCCTTTGCCATCACGACTGTGATTCTCTGCGTGAGTATAACCTGCAACATCACCGCTGGTTTACTCATTAGTCGCGGCGATCGCAAGACGCGCAAGAAGGATGTGTGGGAGTTGTTGGATAGGCAGGAACTCACGCAGGATGCTATTAAGCatatggagaagaagaagcaagaagaggaaaaggaggagaggaagaaggaggagaaggaggttaaggagagggagagggaga TTTAA
- a CDS encoding hypothetical protein (TransMembrane:1 (o849-868i)): MSTDSEPTVGFKKLVQEMVGKDTLNGWDMVVSYNEGKLNELLQKRAESMTGHSDIDPFPIKIRSNLFDPNSVNEYMVELKLRHPKMRFIEGTDAALELTFQLSGKFTDQKTQVARDLEPGLVLKTSSSLVVVQGTTSGGLEDMTPKPDSKPLAAKEVSLLEPGTVHGVTLDLRAAVIDIHQDETEVKEKIDPALLDIYVIHLGPYITQELKHSLGLRYLIAGMNTAQPDTSINLRPTSFCFSSISGKSPALLMWIGVSGGRNDGKPGPASVSFHPESFDRSPIPEGSSSSVVLSHDLMVSHFIKPALEGSGFKDINTKSTKTQEGMIFDLKCPPMKTSNNENVLKVAPYDQNSRRVGGVDIDVSAISAKLVIRSPSELRGNGVPIQSYEEDFEKNALEVLFKDGRLEQGSHKSKDAILTWISPKQTIKWSSDRWTAGPFAAPVTDKGTDFLDCSFASSGLWSLGAANSNQVTISWQTDKSFYTNIKPEKETSFWDRINLEHPGDIPQEYKDFKPTLPEKFKMVFRPLNYFLATNLLFPGGQIFLSDDPGTTNASKGLAVPRDTIFTGSIVSQLSTSGPTESLLFSAASLSPVTVTLASSTADIPSHGSLLKGSETMPSEEAIKFVNAFGDFNNDDPLYRKLFQAGVIGTFEAREAAFEKAFHDHGLSIEADDLSKLFGWNRERLMNVLNERIAQDTNTSTAESKDKLSVLNQDSSLVETFNDISEAGTLESKANTELTTDLMKSWATVYETNTTPKQQFVVFPDTGYFGFPYKRNSSERIIPTVLAPNKAEWTSGNNTYTITFSSDPDVKTMTFRFSFTCNVKSPNGISSFNGTQRKADSAINDMNTSITVMGLGFGLFGIYMAIVTYKWHREDLQQRKVDQEQESRKMNEICAKALLQHREERIKNAEERCRKEMRAEVTWPSDNYHVTVEKAILDHINASADQWRGSFGEIAHDLENNQANETIEHIRESVMTTLKGEVIQQVAAERLLQWKQKYMLYELDHLIESGRIGELAEECIEKELITKIVDKHDGSSWFEDRFREGFAHSLKAEADARDKLWLEKASLIQGDMSIHENFDTWEKAVKLREDLELLKNQHQQLKEEQLKELAWAENVIEENKDLNDKEAKNLEARDHAKKQEELSKKMEKERSVAKEKADKKQEKEMIFRRHHR; the protein is encoded by the exons ATGTCGACAGACTCAGAGCCAACAGTTGGCTTCAAAAAGCTTGTGCAGGAAATGGTCGGCAAGGATACTTTGAACGGTTGGGATATGGTAGTATCCTACAATGAAGGCAAGCTGAACGAGCTTTTGCAAAAACGAGCCGAGAGTATGACAGGCCATTCGGATATTGATCCTTTCCCAATCAAAATCAGGT CAAATTTATTTGATCCAAACTCCGTCAACGAATATATGGTGGAGTTGAAACTTAGACATCCAAAAATGCGCTTCATCGAAGGCACTGATGCTGCCTTGGAACTCACTTTTCAACTCTCCGGGAAATTCACGGACCAAAAAACTCAGGTAGCCAGAGATCTGGAACCTGGACTGGTCCTCAAGACTTCTTCAAGTCTCGTCGTCGTTCAAGGGACTACCTCCGGAGGACTGGAGGATATGACTCCGAAGCCAGACTCGAAACCCCTTGCGGCCAAGGAGGTATCTCTCCTTGAACCAGGGACTGTTCATGGTGTGACCCTCGATCTCCGCGCTGCCGTTATCGATATTCACCAAGACGAAACTGAAGTAAAAGAGAAGATTGATCCTGCCTTGCTTGATATCTACGTTATTCATCTGGGACCCTATATCACGCAAGAGTTGAAGCACTCGCTAGGTTTGAGGTACTTGATTGCTGGAATGAATACAGCACAGCCAGACACAAGTATTAACCTGCGACCTACCTCGTTCTGCTTCTCATCTATCAGCGGTAAATCTCCAGCCTTGTTGATGTGGATTGGGGTGAGCGGAGGCCGGAACGATGGGAAGCCTGGGCCCGCATCTGTAAGCTTCCATCCAGAGTCCTTTGACCGAAGCCCTATTCCTGAGGGATCGTCTTCAAGCGTGGTCCTTAGCCACGACCTCATGGTGTCGCATTTTATCAAG CCCGCATTAGAGGGATCGGGGTTTAAAGATATCAATACCAAATCTACCAAGACACAAG AGGGGATGATATTCGACCTCAAATGTCCCCCAATGAAGACCTCCAATAATGAGAATGTGCTCAAAGTTGCGCCATATGATCAAAACTCACGTCGTGTGGGTGGCGTAGACATTGATGTGTCAGCCATTTCTGCTAAACTCGTTATTCGTTCTCCAAGCGAATTGCGAGGTAATGGAGTGCCCATCCAGTCATACGAAGAGGACTTTGAGAAGAATGCTCTGGAAGTTCTTTTCAAGGATGGCAGACTGGAGCAAGGGAGCCACAAGAGCAAAGACGCCATCTTAACGTGGATCTCTCCAAAACAAACGATCAAATGGAGCTCTGACAGGTGGACCGCGGGACCATTCGCCGCACCCGTCACGGACAAGGGAACAGACTTCCTCGATTGCTCATTCGCATCTTCAGGATTATGGTCTCTCGGGGCCGCCAACTCAAATCAGGTGACCATTTCCTGGCAGACGGACAAATCCTTCTACACCAACATCAAGCCTGAAAAGGAAACCAGTTTCTGGGACCGAATTAACCTTGAGCATCCCGGTGATATTCCACAAGAGTACAAGGATTTCAAGCCGACGTTGCCGGAAAAGTTCAAAATGGTCTTCCGTCCGCTTAATTACTTCCTTGCTACGAATCTACTTTTTCCAGGAGGGCAGATTTTTCTATCTGATGATCCAGGCACGACCAACGCTTCTAAGGGGCTTGCAGTCCCCCGTGACACCATCTTTACAGGATCTATTGTTTCCCAACTTTCCACTTCTGGCCCAACTGAAAGCTTGTTATTCTCAGCAGCTAGCTTGTCTCCTGTCACTGTCACTCTAGCGTCAAGTACAGCAGACATTCCATCTCATGGCAGCTTACTGAAAGGTAGTGAGACAATGCCTTCTGAGGAAGCGATCAAATTTGTCAATGCCTTTGGAGATTTCAATAACGATGATCCTCTGTATCGAAAGCTCTTCCAAGCAGGAGTCATTGGTACATTTGAAGCACGGGAAGCTGCTTTTGAAAAAGCCTTCCACGACCACGGACTCTCGATCGAAGCTGATGATCTTTCAAAGCTGTTCGGTTGGAACAGGGAGAGGTTAATGAATGTCCTTAACGAAAGGATAGCTCAGGATACAAACACTTCCACGGCTGAATCAAAAGACAAGCTTTCAGTGTTAAACCAGGACTCTTCTCTAGTTGAGACCTTCAACGACATATCAGAAGCAGGAACGCTGGAGTCCAAGGCTAACACGGAGTTGACCACCGACCTCATGAAGTCCTGGGCAACAGTCTACGAGACTAACACAACACCAAAGCAACAATTTGTCGTTTTTCCCGACACAGGCTACTTCGGCTTTCCCTACAAGAGAAACAGTAGCGAAAGGATCATCCCAACCGTGTTAGCACCTAACAAGGCTGAGTGGACTTCTGGTAATAACACTTACACTATCACCTTTTCTAGCGATCCAGATGTCAAGACCATGACATTCCGGTTCAGCTTTACTTGTAATGTCAAATCACCCAATGGTATTTCATCTTTCAATGGAACGCAGAGAAAGGCAGACTCAGCTATCAACGACATGAACACTTCGATCACCGTTATGGGCCTTGGTTTTGGGCTCTTCGGTATTTACATGGCTATTGTGACGTATAAATGGCACAGAGAGGACTTGCAACAGAGAAAAGTTGACCAAGAGCAAGAAAGTCGGAAAATGAACGAAATATGCGCAAAGGCATTGCTTCAGCATAGAGAAGAGAGGATTAAGAATGCTGAAGAGCGATGCCGCAAGGAAATGAGGGCCGAGGTTACTTGGCCAAGCGACAACTATCATGTCACCGTGGAAAAGGCCATTCTGGATCACATCAACGCCTCTGCTGATCAATGGAGAGGCAGTTTCGGTGAGATTGCTCACGATCTTGAAAACAATCAAGCCAATGAGACCATCGAGCATATACGGGAGAGTGTGATGACTACCCTCAAGGGGGAAGTCATCCAACAGGTGGCCGCAGAGCGTTTACTTCAATGGAAGCAAAAGTACATGCTATATGAGCTAGATCATTTGATCGAGTCGGGTAGGATCGGTGAACTGGCCGAAGAATGCATCGAGAAGGAGCTTATCACCAAGATTGTAGACAAGCATGATGGATCGAGTTGGTTTGAAGATCGTTTCCGGGAAGGCTTTGCGCACTCACTAAAGGCAGAAGCAGATGCCCGTGATAAACTTTGGCTAGAGAAAGCTTCATTAATTCAGGGGGATATGAGCATACATGAAAACTTCGACACGTGGGAGAAAGCAGTGAAGCTCCGGGAGGACCTGGAACTTCTGAagaatcaacatcaacagctGAAGGAGGAACAGTTGAAGGAGTTGGCTTGGGCCGAGAATGTGATTGAGGAGAATAAAGACCTGAACGACAAGGAAGCGAAGAATCTGGAAGCTCGGGACCACGCCAAAAAACAAGAAGAGCTGTCTAAGAAAATGGAGAAAGAACGTAGTGTGGCAAAAGAGAAGGCAGACAAGAAGCAGGAGAAAGAGATGATTTTCAGAAGGCACCATAGGTGA
- a CDS encoding hypothetical protein (TransMembrane:1 (i118-140o)), with product MVLLRWVARSSPSPTSRSPTSQSQRRILPRPRVGIFNRRTSRTVATDTPSNPPSFTQDCTNLQIVNKRLARLEKDLECLENAVLRQALSLEDIIEERRRYIQLPLYTGNLSRHPDHLWLAKSCLCLAACLALCAEVFKYVL from the coding sequence ATGGTTCTGCTGCGATGGGTTGCGAGGTCTTCCCCCTCTCCCACCTCACGGTCTCCAACTAGCCAGTCTCAACGACGCATACTACCCCGTCCACGCGTAGGCATCTTCAATAGACGAACGTCCCGCACGGTCGCTACGGACACTCCCTCGAACCCGCCCTCTTTCACTCAAGACTGTACCAACCTCCAGATCGTGAATAAGCGACTTGCACGACTTGAAAAAGACCTCGAATGTCTGGAGAATGCTGTCTTGAGACAGGCACTATCGCTGGAAGATATTATCGAAGAACGACGCCGATATATCCAGTTGCCCTTGTATACAGGGAACCTGAGTAGACATCCGGACCACCTTTGGTTGGCAAAATCTTGCCTATGTCTGGCCGCCTGTTTGGCACTTTGTGCAGAGGTTTTTAAGTATGTGCTGTAG
- a CDS encoding hypothetical protein (TransMembrane:4 (i118-136o156-177i220-239o692-714i)) — MSAPDMFEVEDLGPSQREPLPRQSIGSRRPSSINHPDSRSQNSEEHRPLAAGRDNEPSDGSVETSENEYQLEDLSEPPTAKGIILRKTVPPPGTSNTKDTTGQKKDRENVFWIWKEELLLLVVAAGFFAGICRILYIYDEKELPHWDDLGITLNTLISIIATIFRASLAIITFEILAQLKWDWISSGSFRPMQQVQVFDSASRGILGCLRLIPIIAIQHPLALAAIFVTVSSIGIGSFTQQSIQTFQCRLPIQSLDYPATITTVNYAEFSDSWAGGIYYETGLDMKLKLAMKDAILSSREYSSLFSCPSGNCTFPTYSNGGGYSRSNQTSHASVGFCSRCSDIKKLVRGPEPLNSSASSRPRNLTVVYSLPNDLTVYKPKRMEIIYWPRLGGEDNLVLNTRTETNIDWAHEALDNEFLNRARWAAVNITILGASKDGCNDHQNGTFTCHEGCNEETESADSCRYSDHLHQFERPINLAAAVCTLYPCIKYFTAEVEDGQIHEKVEWDIPLRRERLDTPSFRRLWQGIMQPCLVNGTVYTSANASSPPGKIPNPAPVLFHIDDWVTENPRSVSEFVNVTVPADCIVELPTYILESLRDEIRATYNTNCTMGHQPWARVECVQHQSSGDSSESHLATLMTDGTTSVSAIDKAMDSITTRLTNEIREVGTGPFGNPNPKVKGVVWETRACVHIEWYWLIFPGALLIMCAILLATIMVRDAKKKHVWKSSILPFLLKDHPGIQSLSIKGVAKVADGYEVKMETKNTV; from the coding sequence ATGTCAGCACCCGACATGTTCGAAGtcgaagatcttggaccTTCTCAGCGTGAGCCACTTCCACGCCAATCAATAGGCTCCAGACGGCCCTCTTCTATCAATCATCCTGATTCCAGATCGCAAAACTccgaagaacatcggcctcTTGCAGCTGGTAGAGATAATGAACCGAGCGACGGATCGGTGGAAACTTCTGAGAATGAGTACCAGCTCGAGGATCTGTCGGAGCCACCAACTGCGAAGGGTATTATACTACGCAAGACAGTACCTCCACCAGGGACGTCTAACACAAAAGACACAACTGGCCAAAAGAAGGACCGAGAAAACGTCTTCTGGATCTGGAAAGAAGAGCTCCTTTTGCTTGTGGTTGCCGCAGGATTCTTTGCTGGTATCTGTCGAATTCTCTACATATACGATGAAAAGGAACTGCCACACTGGGACGACTTGGGCATCACACTCAACACACTTATCTCAATCATCGCAACCATATTCCGGGCATCACTGGCAATAATCACATTCGAGATCCTTGCTCAGCTCAAATGGGACTGGATTTCTAGTGGAAGTTTTCGTCCTATGCAACAGGTTCAAGTGTTTGATAGTGCTTCTCGAGGCATTCTCGGATGCCTTCGCCTAATTCCGATCATAGCAATTCAACATCCCTTAGCGCTGGCTGCTATCTTCGTTACTGTCTCCTCCATTGGTATCGGCTCTTTCACACAGCAGTCTATTCAGACATTTCAATGTCGTTTACCAATCCAGTCGCTAGATTATCCCGCGACAATAACTACAGTGAATTATGCCGAGTTCTCCGACTCTTGGGCGGGTGGCATATATTACGAAACTGGCCTGGACATGAAGCTAAAGCTTGCAATGAAGGATGCGATATTGTCTTCGCGCGAATACAGCTCGCTATTTAGCTGCCCATCGGGAAACTGCACGTTCCCTACGTACTCCAATGGTGGAGGGTATTCACGATCTAACCAAACGTCGCACGCAAGCGTTGGTTTTTGCAGCCGGTGCTCTGACATAAAGAAACTCGTTCGGGGTCCAGAGCCACTAAATTCAAGTGCAAGTTCTCGGCCTCGCAATCTTACAGTCGTCTATTCACTACCAAATGATCTGACCGTATATAAACCTAAGCGAATGGAAATAATTTACTGGCCGCGTCTTGGCGGCGAGGATAATCTGGTATTGAATACTCGAACGGAAACGAACATAGACTGGGCACATGAAGCACTTGACAACGAGTTCCTCAACCGAGCTCGATGGGCCGCCGTGAACATCACCATACTTGGTGCTTCTAAAGACGGTTGCAATGATCACCAAAACGGTACTTTCACATGCCATGAAGGCTGCAATGAGGAAACAGAATCCGCCGACTCATGTCGCTACTCGGACCATCTGCACCAATTTGAGCGTCCGATCAATCTCGCAGCTGCTGTCTGTACTCTGTATCCATGCATCAAATACTTTACCGCCGAAGTGGAGGATGGTCAAATACATGAGAAAGTGGAATGGGATATACCCCTCCGTCGGGAGCGACTCGACACACCTTCCTTCAGGCGACTCTGGCAAGGTATAATGCAACCATGTCTAGTGAATGGTACAGTCTACACATCAGCAAATGCATCATCCCCCCCTGGCAAGATTCCCAATCCTGCGCCAGTTCTTTTCCACATTGACGATTGGGTCACTGAGAACCCCAGGAGCGTGTCCGAGTTTGTGAACGTTACAGTTCCAGCTGATTGCATCGTCGAGCTCCCAACGTATATCTTGGAATCACTACGTGACGAAATAAGGGCCACTTATAATACCAACTGTACTATGGGACATCAACCGTGGGCTCGAGTGGAGTGTGTTCAACATCAAAGCAGTGGCGATTCCTCCGAATCGCATCTTGCAACCCTCATGACCGACGGGACAACTTCCGTATCCGCTATAGACAAAGCCATGGATTCCATAACTACAAGACTTACAAACGAGATTCGGGAAGTCGGCACTGGTCCATTTGGGAATCCAAACCCGAAAGTAAAAGGAGTGGTATGGGAGACGCGCGCATGCGTCCACATAGAATGGTATTGGCTCATATTTCCAGGCGCATTGCTAATCATGTGTGCAATTTTACTTGCCACGATTATGGTTAGGGATGCGAAAAAGAAGCACGTGTGGAAGAGTTCGATCCTTCCGTTCCTGTTGAAGGATCATCCTGGAATACAGAGTTTGAGTATAAAGGGTGTGGCAAAGGTTGCGGATGGCTATGAAGTCAAAATGGAAACGAAGAATACAGTTTAG